The following are encoded in a window of Novosphingobium sp. THN1 genomic DNA:
- a CDS encoding cytochrome c has product MRGLVGLIPVMAMAALALPATAATDGAAVFQRCAACHTKTGAGVPGAYPPLGADFRALAVKPAGRRYLALAVLRGLSGPITVEGKPYRGVMPAQVLDDAAVAAVLNHIGTQVAKTGPKFALFTDKEVAAHRQSGASLSAADVAKLHAGAGGK; this is encoded by the coding sequence ATGAGGGGGCTTGTCGGACTGATCCCGGTCATGGCGATGGCGGCACTGGCGCTGCCCGCCACGGCTGCCACCGACGGCGCGGCAGTGTTTCAGCGTTGCGCGGCGTGCCACACCAAGACTGGTGCGGGCGTGCCTGGTGCTTACCCCCCGCTCGGCGCCGATTTCCGGGCCTTGGCGGTCAAGCCGGCAGGGCGGCGCTATCTTGCGCTTGCAGTGCTGCGCGGTCTCTCAGGCCCGATCACGGTCGAGGGGAAACCCTATCGCGGTGTCATGCCTGCTCAAGTGCTGGACGATGCTGCGGTCGCGGCGGTGCTCAACCATATCGGTACGCAGGTGGCAAAGACAGGGCCGAAGTTCGCGCTGTTCACCGACAAGGAGGTCGCTGCGCATCGCCAATCCGGCGCTTCGCTCTCGGCAGCTGATGTCGCGAAGCTTCATGCAGGAGCCGGTGGCAAATGA
- a CDS encoding Lrp/AsnC family transcriptional regulator codes for MDRADLALLEALQNDSSLSVSDLAEKVALSSSACHRRIKALEQSGVIARYGAVVDPRALGLSVEVFVEITLTSQSREAMDRFERSVCDFDEILECHLMSGSADYILRVAAKDLEQYDWVHRECLARLPGVSAMRSSFSLRRIKQMRGYPVRIGGLRSGAAP; via the coding sequence TTGGATCGTGCAGATCTCGCCCTGCTTGAAGCTCTACAGAACGACTCGTCCTTGTCCGTGTCGGACCTTGCCGAGAAGGTGGCGCTGTCCTCATCCGCCTGCCATCGTCGCATCAAGGCGCTGGAGCAGAGCGGCGTAATTGCGCGTTACGGCGCGGTTGTGGATCCCCGCGCTCTTGGCCTGTCGGTTGAAGTGTTCGTGGAGATTACACTGACCAGCCAGAGCCGCGAGGCAATGGACCGCTTCGAACGCTCGGTCTGCGATTTCGACGAAATTCTCGAATGCCACCTGATGTCCGGTTCGGCGGACTATATCTTGCGCGTGGCGGCAAAAGATCTGGAGCAATACGATTGGGTGCACCGCGAGTGCCTTGCTCGCCTGCCCGGTGTCTCTGCGATGAGATCCAGCTTTTCCCTGCGCCGGATAAAGCAGATGCGGGGATATCCTGTCAGGATTGGCGGACTCAGGAGTGGCGCAGCCCCTTGA
- a CDS encoding TetR/AcrR family transcriptional regulator, translating into MVMPEREGGYVKGHETREHILRTALSILIEEGYRAMSMRRVAAASGMKFGNLTYHYRSREDLVRELLEAVIRSYEVEFVEIVHMPGVPAEERLRRVCNLILDDIRSKKTTNFFPELWALSNHDTFVLERIQELYVRARAPLLEIIAEMRPDLDEASRETVALFISGSMEGMTIFAGHDKPFEPRMPQIERIAAHSFVLLVKTISESEIKGLRHS; encoded by the coding sequence ATGGTCATGCCGGAGCGTGAAGGTGGCTACGTCAAGGGTCATGAAACGCGCGAACACATTCTTCGCACGGCGCTATCGATCCTGATCGAAGAGGGATACCGGGCCATGTCGATGCGCCGAGTCGCGGCTGCTAGCGGCATGAAGTTCGGCAACCTGACATACCACTACAGAAGCCGCGAAGACCTGGTTCGGGAGCTGCTCGAAGCCGTGATCCGCAGCTACGAAGTCGAGTTCGTCGAGATCGTACACATGCCGGGCGTACCGGCAGAGGAACGGCTGCGCCGGGTTTGCAATCTTATCCTGGACGACATCCGATCGAAGAAGACGACCAATTTCTTTCCGGAGCTTTGGGCGCTGTCGAACCACGACACGTTCGTCCTTGAACGCATTCAGGAGCTCTACGTCCGTGCGCGCGCGCCGCTTCTCGAGATCATCGCCGAAATGCGTCCAGATCTGGATGAGGCCAGCCGGGAAACGGTGGCGCTTTTCATTTCCGGATCCATGGAGGGAATGACCATCTTCGCTGGGCACGACAAGCCGTTCGAACCCCGGATGCCGCAGATCGAACGCATTGCAGCGCATTCGTTCGTGCTGTTGGTCAAGACCATCAGCGAAAGCGAGATCAAGGGGCTGCGCCACTCCTGA
- a CDS encoding aromatic-ring-hydroxylating dioxygenase subunit beta has product MTPAITRKEAEGLLYLEALLIDTGRFDEWLDLFTADVEFWMPAWRDETTPTSDPDRELSLIYYKGRRNLEDRVMRLTSGLSTASSPLPRVVHQVTNVLLSGAGEGWAEVSAAFTCHRHDVRMNRSDCFFGRYEYRLVNSDGPWRIARKKIFLLNDTIPTVVDINAV; this is encoded by the coding sequence GTGACGCCGGCAATTACGCGCAAGGAGGCCGAGGGACTTCTGTATCTGGAGGCCTTGCTGATCGATACAGGGCGCTTCGACGAGTGGCTGGACCTGTTTACTGCAGACGTGGAATTCTGGATGCCCGCGTGGCGTGATGAGACAACCCCAACCTCTGACCCGGATCGCGAGTTATCGCTGATCTACTACAAGGGGCGCCGCAACCTTGAGGATCGGGTCATGCGGCTTACGTCCGGTTTGTCGACTGCTTCCTCACCCTTGCCGCGCGTGGTTCACCAAGTCACGAACGTCCTGTTGTCAGGCGCGGGCGAGGGATGGGCCGAGGTGTCCGCAGCCTTTACCTGCCACCGCCATGACGTGCGGATGAACCGTTCGGACTGCTTCTTCGGACGTTACGAATACCGGCTGGTCAATTCCGACGGACCGTGGCGGATCGCGCGCAAGAAGATCTTTCTTCTCAACGACACGATCCCCACCGTGGTCGATATCAACGCCGTTTGA
- a CDS encoding amine dehydrogenase large subunit: MSKFGGQGSAGMRIVGLTMAFTLAISAVAGAAAANPGKETSPFPKALPEEPIPSIQSLPAAWPAAWVLIHDFHFSSIVDGRVMLVDTTSEDQPLKGIVRAAQFANMLVSPRRGEVLTAETFYSRLTRGDRTDAITIWDMATLQPKGEIVLPGGKRQQSVTYPQLFQFTNADKWALVANFTPAQSVSVVDLDSRKVLAEVDLPGCAQIYPTGERGFSSFCADGSILSVALGADGQAVSSKTVEKVQDIDNQPLFSTPAWVGRTAWFVSYRGQIKAFDFSGDVARPLGGSFNIGTAEGGAPEWRPGGWQVIAADGTGKLFVLMSPNGREGSHKDGGTEVWAVDTASKARVARIPLRAMASAITLTKESKPQLVVARGDGVIDIHDAATGAFVRSLGTAGGANPILITAP; encoded by the coding sequence ATGAGCAAGTTCGGCGGACAAGGGAGTGCCGGCATGAGAATTGTTGGGTTGACCATGGCTTTCACTCTGGCGATCAGTGCGGTCGCCGGGGCTGCTGCAGCTAACCCCGGCAAAGAGACATCTCCGTTTCCCAAGGCGCTGCCGGAAGAGCCCATTCCTTCAATCCAGAGTTTGCCAGCAGCCTGGCCCGCAGCATGGGTGCTGATCCACGACTTCCATTTCAGCTCGATCGTCGATGGTCGGGTGATGCTCGTGGACACTACGTCCGAAGACCAGCCTCTGAAGGGAATCGTGCGCGCTGCGCAGTTCGCCAACATGCTCGTCTCTCCTCGGCGCGGAGAGGTCTTGACGGCAGAGACCTTTTACTCGCGCTTGACGCGTGGTGATCGGACAGATGCGATTACCATTTGGGACATGGCCACGCTTCAGCCGAAAGGTGAAATTGTGTTGCCGGGCGGTAAGCGCCAGCAGTCAGTCACCTACCCACAGCTGTTCCAGTTCACCAATGCGGACAAGTGGGCACTTGTCGCAAATTTCACGCCTGCTCAGTCGGTTAGCGTTGTCGACCTCGACTCGCGGAAAGTACTGGCGGAGGTCGATCTGCCCGGCTGCGCGCAGATCTACCCCACCGGTGAGCGTGGGTTTTCAAGTTTCTGCGCTGATGGCTCTATCCTGAGCGTGGCCCTTGGGGCCGATGGGCAGGCGGTGTCCTCCAAGACCGTCGAGAAAGTCCAGGATATCGACAACCAGCCGCTGTTCAGCACTCCGGCATGGGTCGGGCGCACGGCTTGGTTTGTCAGCTATCGGGGGCAGATCAAGGCGTTCGATTTTTCAGGAGATGTTGCGCGCCCGCTGGGCGGCTCCTTCAACATCGGGACCGCCGAAGGTGGCGCGCCGGAATGGCGGCCGGGCGGCTGGCAAGTGATCGCAGCCGATGGCACGGGCAAGCTGTTTGTCCTGATGAGCCCCAATGGCCGCGAGGGTAGCCACAAGGATGGCGGGACCGAAGTCTGGGCCGTCGATACCGCGTCCAAGGCGCGTGTGGCCCGCATTCCCCTGCGCGCAATGGCCTCGGCGATTACGCTGACAAAGGAAAGCAAACCGCAACTTGTCGTCGCTCGCGGTGACGGAGTGATCGATATTCACGATGCCGCAACCGGCGCATTTGTGCGCTCACTTGGCACTGCAGGTGGTGCCAACCCCATCCTGATCACGGCGCCCTGA
- a CDS encoding cytochrome C yields the protein MKRLALALAAVLVVLAAGVGVEAGEPGMRGVSNPQQARIDYMLKCQGCHRPDGGGDDRSNPPMKNIVARFLKVPGGREFLGRVPGVSTVDLDDVRLANLLNWTLYTYDPAHMPADFRPYTAQEIGRLRRHPLRLERAPMRARLVAGFEQERTQTQSP from the coding sequence ATGAAGCGCCTCGCACTCGCTCTGGCCGCCGTCCTCGTTGTGCTTGCAGCGGGTGTCGGCGTCGAGGCGGGTGAGCCGGGAATGCGTGGCGTCAGCAATCCGCAGCAGGCGCGGATCGATTACATGTTGAAGTGCCAAGGGTGCCATCGCCCCGATGGTGGCGGCGATGATCGCTCCAATCCGCCAATGAAGAATATTGTCGCCCGATTTCTGAAGGTGCCCGGCGGCCGAGAATTTCTCGGTAGGGTGCCGGGTGTCTCGACCGTCGATCTCGACGACGTGCGCTTGGCAAATCTCTTGAACTGGACGCTCTACACTTACGACCCGGCGCACATGCCTGCCGATTTCAGGCCCTACACGGCTCAGGAAATCGGCAGGCTGCGGCGCCACCCCCTGAGGCTGGAAAGAGCGCCGATGAGGGCGCGGCTTGTCGCGGGGTTCGAGCAGGAAAGAACACAAACGCAATCACCCTGA
- a CDS encoding SRPBCC family protein — MNLRLTDLIDDRPDEGVFRVNRAIFTEQRVFDAEIHRLFEGGWIFLGLESQAGEAHDFFTTYAGRVPILVQRDGEGILRGFINSCPHKGARLAQVRQGNARLHVCPYHSWSFDSAGRNRAVKWMGAGCYAQAFDQDDHGLAHLPQFANYRGFLFGSLAADVPPLADYLGEAAKLLDLVADQSADGVELVPGQVTFTFEANWKLQLENCSDAYHFTSAHPSYIRVLERRQKELSADVVASVWENSDYWKEDTQGIGGGSFSFANGHVLNWGVFGVTPAIPLYERAEALAAQHGEAKRDWMFNMRNLTIFPNLQIAENASSQLRVIRPLGPGLTEMRTWCIAPKGESDAARRQRIRQYEDFFNPTGMATPDDTVSYENCQIGFAAEIEPWLQGYARGMTASAAGGNRFSDRIDLYPERSVLADSQLCDETLYHSYYRTWAKRMSAEFAG, encoded by the coding sequence ATGAACCTGCGCCTGACAGACCTGATTGACGACAGGCCTGATGAAGGCGTGTTCCGGGTCAACCGTGCAATCTTTACCGAACAGCGCGTGTTTGATGCCGAGATCCACCGGTTGTTCGAAGGTGGCTGGATTTTCCTCGGCCTTGAAAGCCAGGCCGGTGAGGCACACGACTTCTTCACAACCTACGCTGGACGTGTGCCGATACTGGTCCAACGGGATGGCGAAGGCATCCTGCGAGGCTTCATCAACTCCTGTCCCCACAAGGGAGCACGCCTTGCGCAGGTCCGACAGGGCAACGCGCGCCTGCATGTCTGCCCCTACCATAGCTGGTCCTTCGACAGCGCGGGCAGGAACAGAGCAGTGAAATGGATGGGGGCCGGGTGTTACGCGCAGGCTTTCGATCAAGACGATCACGGACTTGCGCATTTGCCGCAGTTTGCCAACTACCGTGGTTTCCTGTTTGGCAGTCTGGCGGCTGACGTCCCGCCTCTGGCGGACTACCTTGGCGAAGCGGCCAAGTTGCTCGACCTCGTTGCGGACCAGAGCGCGGATGGCGTGGAACTCGTACCCGGTCAGGTTACCTTTACCTTCGAGGCCAACTGGAAGCTGCAACTGGAGAATTGTTCAGACGCTTATCATTTCACGTCTGCTCATCCGTCCTACATCCGGGTTCTGGAGCGACGGCAGAAGGAATTGAGTGCCGACGTGGTCGCTTCCGTCTGGGAAAACAGCGATTACTGGAAAGAGGATACGCAGGGCATCGGCGGTGGCAGTTTCAGCTTTGCCAATGGTCACGTGCTGAACTGGGGTGTGTTTGGCGTGACGCCGGCCATACCCTTGTATGAACGGGCGGAAGCGCTTGCTGCGCAGCATGGCGAGGCAAAGCGCGACTGGATGTTCAACATGCGCAACCTCACGATCTTTCCGAACCTGCAGATCGCAGAGAATGCTTCTAGTCAGCTGCGCGTGATACGTCCGCTCGGGCCGGGGCTTACGGAAATGCGAACCTGGTGCATCGCACCGAAAGGGGAGAGTGATGCAGCCAGGCGTCAGCGCATTCGTCAGTACGAGGACTTCTTCAATCCCACTGGCATGGCCACGCCGGACGACACGGTATCGTACGAGAACTGCCAGATCGGCTTTGCTGCCGAAATCGAGCCATGGCTCCAGGGTTATGCACGAGGGATGACCGCGTCTGCCGCAGGGGGAAATCGCTTCTCGGACAGAATTGATCTCTATCCCGAACGCAGTGTGCTGGCGGATTCCCAGCTGTGCGACGAGACGCTGTATCACAGCTACTATCGCACGTGGGCAAAGCGCATGAGCGCGGAGTTTGCAGGGTGA
- a CDS encoding methylamine dehydrogenase light chain, whose product MAGFDKWTERLTRTIARGTSRRSTLAWLGATITGAAVFPVLPVARAASGSSHGGGGKHAPISSGNPQDPGDQSSCDYWRYCAIDGFLCSCCGGTVSSCPPGTEMSPITWIGTCTNPADNRAYVISYNDCCGISSCGQCLCNRNEGDRPQVRPQSNNDYNWCLGTESSIYNCSTAVIVGVALDAPK is encoded by the coding sequence ATGGCTGGCTTCGACAAGTGGACTGAGCGCCTGACCCGCACAATTGCGCGCGGAACATCGCGACGCAGCACTCTCGCCTGGCTGGGGGCGACGATTACCGGTGCGGCAGTGTTTCCGGTCCTGCCGGTCGCTCGCGCGGCAAGCGGATCATCACATGGCGGTGGCGGCAAGCACGCACCCATCTCATCGGGCAATCCGCAGGACCCGGGTGATCAGTCTTCGTGCGATTACTGGCGCTACTGCGCGATCGACGGGTTCTTGTGTTCGTGCTGCGGCGGGACTGTCAGTTCCTGCCCTCCCGGCACCGAGATGTCGCCGATTACGTGGATCGGCACGTGCACCAATCCGGCCGACAACCGCGCCTACGTGATCAGCTACAACGATTGCTGCGGCATTTCCTCGTGCGGACAGTGCTTGTGCAACCGTAACGAAGGGGACCGCCCACAAGTCCGACCGCAATCGAACAACGACTACAATTGGTGCCTGGGCACGGAAAGCAGCATCTACAACTGCTCGACCGCAGTGATCGTCGGCGTGGCGTTGGACGCACCGAAATGA
- a CDS encoding MauE/DoxX family redox-associated membrane protein, with amino-acid sequence MAPVIIFLAMLLAGSAVHKAVSHRRMAIAAARLVGMPSHGQLFLIIAGTLEAAAALCLLAAPLQRTGALLGSVIWLAYAATLLLRRGQSFDCGCDLVAREKPIDWPAIARPAVLALLAVIASTLPAAPIGLDAPFAAAGLLALYLAASELLAVPHPRWRKS; translated from the coding sequence ATGGCTCCGGTCATAATCTTTCTCGCGATGCTGCTTGCCGGGTCCGCCGTGCACAAGGCAGTGTCTCACCGGCGAATGGCCATCGCAGCGGCACGATTGGTCGGCATGCCCTCGCATGGGCAGCTGTTCTTGATCATCGCGGGCACGCTCGAGGCTGCTGCTGCCCTGTGCCTGCTTGCCGCGCCACTTCAGAGGACTGGGGCATTGCTGGGCTCGGTCATATGGCTGGCTTATGCAGCCACGCTCTTGCTGCGTCGTGGACAGAGCTTCGATTGCGGTTGCGATCTTGTGGCCCGTGAAAAGCCGATCGACTGGCCCGCAATTGCTCGTCCCGCGGTGCTCGCCCTGCTTGCCGTTATTGCTTCCACCCTGCCGGCGGCGCCGATCGGACTTGACGCTCCCTTCGCTGCCGCCGGCCTTTTGGCGCTTTATCTCGCAGCTTCTGAACTGCTTGCCGTTCCCCATCCACGCTGGAGGAAATCGTGA
- a CDS encoding thioredoxin fold domain-containing protein: MLTSQILLWTAVVVQALLIAALARQVGILHERIAPAGALTLHQKVEVGEVASPMTVTTIEGAPIEIGGKREGRSQLLFFASPDCPVCKTLLPVVRSAANAEADWLDIVVAGDGTKAEYQRLRDNHGLDRVPMVLSEALGRAFGVSKLPYAVLLDENGRVASLGLVNSREHLESLFEAKERGVASIQEFLARRKEA; the protein is encoded by the coding sequence ATGCTGACGTCCCAGATTCTCTTGTGGACCGCTGTGGTCGTGCAGGCCTTGTTGATCGCAGCCCTCGCTCGTCAGGTTGGTATCCTCCACGAACGCATTGCCCCAGCTGGTGCGTTGACGCTGCACCAGAAGGTAGAGGTCGGAGAAGTCGCCAGTCCGATGACCGTCACCACGATCGAGGGTGCGCCCATCGAGATCGGCGGCAAGCGGGAAGGGCGCAGCCAATTGCTGTTCTTCGCCTCGCCTGACTGCCCCGTGTGTAAGACCCTGCTACCTGTAGTCCGATCCGCGGCGAATGCCGAAGCCGATTGGCTTGACATTGTCGTCGCTGGGGATGGAACCAAAGCCGAATACCAGCGACTGCGTGACAATCATGGTCTCGATCGCGTGCCGATGGTCCTTTCCGAAGCGCTTGGCAGGGCATTTGGCGTCTCCAAGCTGCCTTATGCAGTCCTTCTGGACGAAAATGGCCGCGTTGCCTCGCTCGGTCTCGTCAACAGCCGCGAGCATCTGGAAAGCCTGTTCGAGGCGAAGGAGCGCGGCGTTGCCTCGATCCAGGAATTTCTCGCACGCCGGAAGGAGGCCTGA